In a single window of the Candidatus Hydrogenedentota bacterium genome:
- a CDS encoding FHA domain-containing protein: MRYVKVCPRCGAENDEMAEVCARDNEFLGMVPATPARPPAPPPAQASPAPAAAAAPRSAGPVLYLDCAGSDECLAVRPGWVMGQEYPGSTAELQLSPRPGVQFVHRRHCRFHYDNGLWEVEALAQPEYTNPTRVNRVDAAPGARVALRNGDQLSLAGLSFTVRMIQP; encoded by the coding sequence ATGCGGTATGTGAAGGTCTGCCCCCGTTGCGGCGCGGAAAACGACGAGATGGCCGAGGTCTGCGCGCGGGACAACGAGTTCCTCGGCATGGTCCCCGCCACACCCGCGCGCCCGCCCGCACCGCCCCCGGCGCAGGCCTCTCCGGCCCCCGCCGCCGCCGCCGCGCCCCGGAGCGCCGGGCCGGTGCTTTATCTGGACTGCGCGGGCTCGGACGAGTGCCTCGCGGTGCGTCCCGGCTGGGTCATGGGCCAGGAATACCCGGGCAGCACGGCGGAACTTCAACTCTCCCCCCGCCCCGGCGTCCAGTTTGTCCACCGGCGGCACTGCCGCTTCCATTACGACAACGGGTTGTGGGAAGTCGAGGCGCTGGCCCAGCCGGAATACACCAACCCCACCCGGGTCAACCGGGTTGACGCAGCGCCCGGCGCGCGCGTCGCGCTGCGGAACGGCGACCAGCTCTCGCTGGCGGGGCTCAGCTTTACCGTGAGGATGATTCAGCCATGA
- a CDS encoding serine/threonine-protein phosphatase yields MGCVLAGLCLMDGEYVVFHAGDSRVYRWRHGALRQLTEDDTLVGMAVREGHMTPEEAQASESRHIITNGVGTSNYVLHMTEPTPLHGGDRLLVCSDGLHDMLPFERIEELLGADIPNADKARTLVGEAKAAGGHDNITVLLLEAVNGNGDGG; encoded by the coding sequence ATGGGCTGCGTGCTCGCGGGTCTCTGCCTCATGGACGGCGAATATGTCGTCTTCCACGCCGGGGACAGCCGGGTCTACCGGTGGCGCCACGGCGCCCTGCGCCAGCTCACCGAGGACGACACGCTGGTGGGCATGGCGGTCCGCGAGGGCCACATGACCCCGGAGGAGGCCCAGGCCAGCGAGTCCCGCCACATCATCACCAACGGTGTCGGCACGTCCAATTATGTGCTGCACATGACGGAGCCCACCCCCCTCCACGGCGGCGACCGCCTCCTGGTCTGCTCGGACGGACTGCACGACATGCTGCCTTTCGAGCGAATCGAGGAACTGCTCGGCGCGGACATCCCCAACGCGGACAAGGCGCGGACCCTGGTGGGGGAGGCGAAGGCCGCGGGCGGACACGACAACATCACGGTGCTCCTCCTGGAGGCGGTCAACGGGAACGGGGACGGCGGCTGA
- a CDS encoding serine/threonine protein kinase produces MAGESQTPGGGDRPTERFSEPRPTERFADPRATERFGGAPAPARGDAAPVPGLLMADEVVDGRYRVLDGPIGESSGEAEVYRCADLVGDETVALKLYHEKSAPKESVLQSLLSMRHPDVVALRGHGVWHGRTYEVMDHCAGGSLADHMPFGEAALKGMLREIVRGLQYLHNGGIVHRDIKPSNLFFRDAECRDMVIGDFGVSSMLEPGERVRKTTSAGFFTLDYAAPELIDGKQVGPKTDYYSLGITLLHLLAGRSPFAGMDRNAVLGAHFRGRVPRPENLSPDFARLVNGLLRVRPEARWGHRQVAAWLRGEPVLTDDGLPDRDEVETGRRIPYRSRPEITTPAEMARRTKDFDVCRDLLRGFVSQWVMLFDIRLGREVAALEEEFADNIELGAFKLKYLLDPTLPLEIGDLRLANMAEAVEALARPSVPCREDFVKALQSGCLEIWVAAMGGDRAARALAKRIAELRERVKDPELGLFALLHTLDPARPMAFGPVRLKTPEEIPAALNAGPNLYSRAVGCLFGGWFAEWLRAAFPHREADIAFLEKLAETYTRSDAETAVFALRCHFDPATPLRCGAVLAATPEELAAAIARSPASMEEGARLLSRGMIRLWLTGTGRLTDTAALDEVLADPVASWQRKMEAVLRLLNPDIGGPVVLADADALDAGLLTTEDTKVLELMFFNGGRGHLSGTITLDSESSGFVMGEKPIEGDSVTVKIYLSGQGLEPGSRQEARVVAVTNGGRLEIPLQFTVGRPGWRILGRSVAVGALVGGALGVFRLTLGAMNPAQNRGMMPWPWTLDAADLLPYWGYVPAALLLVLAAGGAAYYAVNVWDMNREDFND; encoded by the coding sequence ATGGCCGGGGAGTCCCAGACACCCGGCGGCGGCGACCGCCCCACCGAGCGCTTTTCGGAGCCGCGCCCAACGGAACGCTTCGCGGATCCCCGCGCCACGGAGCGCTTCGGCGGCGCTCCGGCCCCCGCGCGGGGGGACGCCGCGCCGGTTCCGGGGCTGCTCATGGCGGACGAGGTGGTGGACGGGCGGTACCGCGTGCTCGATGGTCCCATCGGCGAGAGCTCCGGCGAGGCGGAGGTCTACCGCTGCGCGGACCTCGTGGGCGACGAGACGGTGGCCCTGAAACTCTACCACGAGAAGAGCGCCCCCAAGGAGTCCGTGCTGCAAAGCCTGCTGTCCATGCGCCACCCGGACGTGGTCGCCCTGCGCGGGCACGGGGTCTGGCACGGCCGCACCTATGAGGTGATGGACCACTGCGCCGGGGGCAGCCTGGCGGACCACATGCCCTTCGGCGAGGCCGCGCTCAAGGGTATGCTCCGCGAAATCGTCCGGGGACTGCAATACCTGCACAACGGCGGCATTGTCCACCGGGACATCAAACCCAGCAACCTCTTCTTCCGCGACGCCGAATGCCGGGACATGGTCATCGGCGATTTCGGTGTCAGTTCCATGCTCGAACCGGGCGAGCGCGTCCGCAAGACCACCAGCGCCGGCTTCTTCACCCTGGACTACGCCGCGCCTGAACTCATTGACGGGAAGCAGGTGGGCCCAAAGACGGACTATTACTCCCTCGGCATCACCCTGCTCCACCTGCTGGCGGGGCGGTCGCCCTTCGCGGGCATGGACCGGAACGCCGTGCTCGGCGCCCATTTCCGGGGCCGCGTCCCCCGCCCGGAAAACCTCTCCCCGGACTTTGCCCGCCTGGTCAACGGCCTGCTCCGGGTGCGGCCCGAGGCGCGCTGGGGCCACCGGCAGGTGGCAGCGTGGCTGCGCGGCGAGCCCGTGCTCACGGATGACGGACTGCCCGACCGGGATGAGGTTGAGACCGGACGCCGCATCCCCTACCGGAGCCGCCCCGAGATCACCACCCCCGCCGAAATGGCCCGGCGCACCAAAGACTTCGACGTGTGCCGCGACCTGCTCCGCGGCTTTGTCTCCCAGTGGGTCATGCTCTTCGACATCCGCCTGGGACGCGAGGTCGCCGCCCTGGAGGAGGAGTTCGCGGACAACATCGAACTGGGCGCGTTCAAGCTGAAATACCTCCTGGACCCGACCCTGCCGCTGGAAATAGGCGACCTGCGCCTCGCCAACATGGCCGAGGCGGTCGAGGCCCTGGCCCGCCCGAGCGTCCCCTGCCGCGAGGACTTCGTGAAGGCCCTCCAAAGCGGCTGCCTCGAAATCTGGGTGGCCGCCATGGGCGGGGACAGGGCGGCCCGCGCCCTCGCAAAGCGCATCGCGGAACTGCGCGAAAGGGTCAAGGACCCGGAACTCGGCCTCTTCGCCCTCCTGCACACCCTGGACCCCGCCAGGCCGATGGCCTTCGGCCCGGTCCGCCTCAAGACGCCCGAGGAGATTCCCGCCGCCCTGAACGCCGGACCCAACCTCTACAGCCGCGCCGTGGGCTGCCTCTTCGGAGGATGGTTCGCCGAGTGGCTGCGGGCGGCCTTTCCCCACCGGGAGGCGGACATCGCCTTCCTGGAAAAACTCGCGGAAACATACACCCGGAGCGACGCCGAAACGGCCGTCTTCGCACTGCGTTGCCATTTCGACCCCGCCACACCCCTGCGCTGCGGCGCGGTCCTCGCCGCCACGCCGGAGGAACTGGCCGCCGCCATAGCGCGCTCCCCGGCGTCCATGGAGGAGGGCGCGCGGCTCCTCTCACGCGGAATGATTCGCCTCTGGCTCACCGGGACGGGCCGCCTCACGGACACTGCGGCCCTGGATGAGGTGCTGGCCGACCCCGTGGCGTCCTGGCAGCGGAAAATGGAGGCCGTCCTGCGCCTGCTGAACCCGGACATCGGCGGGCCGGTGGTGCTGGCGGACGCGGACGCCCTGGACGCCGGACTGCTCACCACCGAGGACACCAAGGTCCTGGAGCTGATGTTCTTCAACGGGGGCCGGGGCCACCTCTCCGGCACCATCACCCTCGACAGCGAGTCCTCCGGCTTCGTCATGGGCGAGAAACCCATCGAGGGCGACTCGGTCACAGTCAAGATTTATCTCTCCGGGCAGGGACTGGAACCGGGTTCCAGGCAGGAGGCCCGCGTCGTCGCCGTCACCAACGGCGGCCGCCTCGAAATACCCCTGCAATTCACCGTGGGCAGGCCCGGATGGCGGATTCTGGGGCGGAGCGTCGCCGTCGGCGCCCTGGTCGGCGGGGCGCTCGGCGTGTTCCGCCTCACCCTGGGCGCCATGAACCCCGCCCAAAACCGGGGAATGATGCCCTGGCCGTGGACCCTCGACGCGGCGGACCTGCTCCCCTACTGGGGCTACGTGCCCGCCGCCCTGCTGCTCGTGCTGGCGGCGGGGGGCGCGGCCTATTACGCCGTGAACGTGTGGGACATGAACCGGGAGGACTTCAATGACTAG